A window of the Glaciimonas sp. CA11.2 genome harbors these coding sequences:
- a CDS encoding SPFH domain-containing protein, whose amino-acid sequence MIEIFLGTAAVFSLLLVILGFRSFYQVEEGHSAVITNLGKLRADKLGEPFIAEPGLHIKLPWEKLHEFSIMERTISLREEMREVEFLARDGTQLRLTPQIRFQFQKERFPTYLFGMKRPASHLRELFRSLLSAEVAKFGPVDAPEGSYAEIRRNHGLLHAGLKQSFLARGLEEKYGIQFSAVEITEILPPADLAQALNSVQKTETENITLLSRFRAECSQRLAAAEHAVSIAALKAEAVESEISILGDAMRELQKQGTLDAYLQRRRHEVTAQSKTLYFKT is encoded by the coding sequence ATGATTGAAATTTTTCTAGGTACAGCGGCTGTCTTCAGTTTATTACTGGTCATTTTGGGATTCCGCTCGTTTTATCAGGTAGAAGAAGGGCATTCGGCCGTCATCACTAATTTGGGGAAATTACGTGCCGATAAACTTGGAGAGCCCTTCATCGCAGAGCCCGGATTGCATATAAAGCTTCCTTGGGAAAAGCTACATGAATTTTCAATCATGGAGCGCACGATTTCTCTTCGAGAGGAGATGCGGGAAGTTGAGTTCTTAGCGCGTGATGGGACCCAATTGCGCCTGACTCCGCAAATTCGCTTTCAATTTCAAAAAGAGCGTTTCCCTACCTATTTGTTTGGTATGAAACGCCCTGCATCGCACCTAAGGGAACTCTTTCGCAGTCTACTGAGTGCAGAGGTTGCCAAGTTTGGTCCTGTCGATGCTCCCGAAGGTTCGTACGCGGAGATTCGGCGTAATCACGGATTGTTACACGCGGGGTTAAAGCAAAGCTTTTTAGCACGCGGGCTGGAAGAGAAATACGGTATTCAGTTTAGTGCTGTGGAAATTACCGAGATACTTCCCCCTGCCGATTTAGCGCAGGCTCTTAACTCCGTACAAAAAACGGAAACTGAAAATATTACTTTACTCAGTCGGTTCCGCGCCGAATGTTCGCAACGACTGGCAGCCGCTGAGCACGCAGTGAGTATTGCCGCATTGAAGGCCGAGGCAGTCGAATCAGAAATCTCGATTCTTGGCGATGCGATGAGAGAGCTTCAGAAACAAGGCACGCTTGATGCCTACCTCCAACGTCGGCGGCACGAAGTTACAGCCCAATCAAAAACCCTTTACTTTAAAACCTAG